The genomic segment ATCATTGGAATAGCAGTTATCATGATAGATACCTTTTTTCCACCAGAGGAAACGAAAGCTAATTGCGTATGGAAGATAATACTGATAGCTGTATCTATAGTCTGTATGTTTTATTTCGCTAAAAAAGTGAAAACAGTGAATGAAGTGGAAGAAGAGAAAAAGTTTTGGCCGAATTTTTTTATTCAATGGGCAACAAGTTTAGGGTATATAAATATGCCTGTAGCAATGATAGCTATTTTGGTAACATTTGATAAGGGCAAAGCATGGACATTATTTATGATGGGGGTTGCTGTAATTTTGACAGGTTTAACTTTAATAGAAGCACTTGTAAAAACTTCTAAAATTGTAAAAAGGTTGTAAGAGAAAATAAAATTGATTAAAAAATTGTATCACGTTTCCCAGCATCTTCACAATGCCATAGAACAGGTATGTGTAATAAAAGGGAACTGGAGTTTGGCGATGAGATGTATCACATAGAGGAAAAATAGAGCAGATATGAGGAGGACATAGCTGCTTTTACTATAGGGACTAATTGAAGATACAGAATTTAAAAAAGTTCATAATAAAGGTTAGACAGATTTACAGGAAATAGAATCTTTACATATCCTGTAAATCTGTTTTTATATCGGTATAAAATAATTTTGGACTTCCGTTTCTGACAATTTTATTAAGGAGCGTTCAGATACATTTTTCCCACAAATACAATACATATAATGGTCTTCTTGCCAGGTATAAAATAATTTAGATAAATCAGGATTTAAAGAGTTGCATTGGGTTGCAGTACCAGTAAGACCGATTCTAAGCATTTTATAATAGGCTTCTTTTTGCGTCCATATTTTGTAAAATCTAAAAATTCGTTCAACATCTGAGGCATTGTTAATGTATTGAATTTCCGGTTGACTGAAAATGAGATCCATAATATCAAATGGTGGATAAGATATTTTTTCTACATCGGCTCCAACTGGAGAATTAGCTGATATACAACTGATTATAGAACCATTTGAATGAGAAATACTGAAGTCATATTTAGGCTTAGATAAAAATAGCGGCTTGTGATTTTGAGAATATGAAAAGTATAATTCGGTATGCTTCAAACCAGATATAGTGCTTAATCCGATACGAGTAATAAGAGCAGAATAAAGAGAAAGTTTTTTGTCAAGTACATGAAAATATTGGTTTATTTTCTTTCTTCGTTCTTTGGAAACAAATTGCATTAAATCAGAATCTATATTTTTCCATTCGAGTGAAATAGTTGATAAATACAGCACTAGCACGAGTAAATCCTCCCTAAGTATAATAATGAGTAGTTTACCATAGGAACAGAAAAATTTCAAATGCAAAATGAGCATCTTATAAGGATAATGCAAAATGAGCATCTTATAAGGATATTTCTGTGTAATAAAGACAAAAATATGCAAGTAAATCCAAAATCGTCTATAAGAATATAAAATATGCTATGTTAAAAAAAGTATAAAAGATAGCGTAAGAAAAGGGAATATTCTATCTAATAATCTTATTTTTATAACATCATGTAATATGGAGGCAAGGAATGAAAACAGAAGAAGTTGTACACTTATTAGAAAATGTATACAAATATAATATATCAGAGCTTAGTATAAAAAGTGGAGATGAGAAGATTATCATCAAAAATGGCATTGATGAAAGGGCAGTTGATACTGTGGAAACTGTAACTGAAAGAATAGAGGGTGAAAGTAAAAATAGAATTGATGAAGAAAATATTATAAAATCACCCTTGGTGGGGCGTTTTTATGCAGCCCCTGCTGTCGGAAGTGATAATTATGTTAAAGTGGGAGATAAAGTAGAAGAGGGGCAAACACTTGCTATTATCGAAGCAATGAAATTAATGAATGAAATTAAGAGTGAATATAGCGGAACTATTAAAAGCATATTAGTAAAAAATGAAGAACTGGTGGAGTATGGACAGCCCTTATTTGTTTTAGTTTGAAAGGAGTTTTTATGTTTGAAAAAATACTTATTGCTAATAGAGGAGAAATAGCTGTACGAATTATAAAAGTATGTAAAGAGATGGGAATTAAGTCTGTAGCTATATATTCAGAGGCAGATAAAGACGCTTTACATACAAAAATGGCAGATGAGGCGATATGTATAGGACCTGCACCGTCAGGAGATAGTTATCTCAATATGGAAAATATTATTAGTGCAGCTGTAGGAACAGGAGCTCAGGCAATTCACCCAGGTTTTGGATTTTTATCAGAAAATAGTCTTTTTGCGGAAAAGTGCAAAGTATGTAATATTACATTCATTGGTCCAACACCAGAAGTGATTTGTAAAATGGGAAATAAAGTTGAAGCACGTAATATGATGAGAAATGCGGGAGTTCCGATTATATCAGGAAGCAGGACTCCCGTTTTTGATGTGTGTGAAGCAAAAAAAGTGGCATTAGAGCTTGGATTTCCAATTATGATAAAGGCAGCAGCAGGTGGTGGCGGAAAAGGTATGAGGATATCCAATACAGAAGATGATTTTAATGAAAACTTTGTAACAGCCCAGATGGAAGCTAATAGTTCATTTAGAGATGGAACGATGTATTTAGAAAGGTATATAGAAGCGCCAAATCATATAGAATTTCAAATACTTGCAGATAAATATGGAAATGTTATACAGTTGGGAGAAAGAGATTGTTCTATTCAAAGGCATCATCAGAAAATTATTGAAGAAGCTCCTAGCCCAAAACTATCGGTAAAATTAAGAAAAGAAATGGGAAATATAGCGATCAAAGTTGCAAAAATTGTAAACTACGAAGGTGCAGGTACAGTAGAATTCTTGCTTGATAAGTTCGGAAAGTATTATTTTATTGAAATGAATACACGTATTCAAGTAGAACATGGAATTACAGAGATGATATCTAATGTTGACATTGTTAAGGAACAGATAAAAATTGCAGCAGGCTATTCGCTTGAGTTTAAGCAAGAAAATATCTTATTGCAGGGTCATGCTATCGAATGTAGAATTAATGCGGAAAATCCGAAGATGGGTTTTGTCCCATGTCCTGGAAAAATTAATAATGTTTATTTTCCAAGTGGTAATGGTGTTCGCATTGATACTGCATTATTTAATGGTTGTAGTGTTTCACCTTTTTATGATTCTATGCTTGCAAAAATTATAGTGTATGATTCAGAACGAAAAAAGGCTATTAGAAAAATGAAAAATGTTTTAAAAAAAATAAAAATAGACGGAATTATAACTAATTTAGAATTTCAAAATGCTATTCTAAATCACCGCGATTTTGAAGAAGGGAATTTTACAACGGACTTTATTGTAGATAAGTTTAGCTGATAATAAAGAAATAAGAGGAATGACATTATGAATGACAAAGATAATCGAACAGATAGAAATAAAGAAAATATACCAGCAGTACCACCTGGAATGTGGATTAAGTGTACGAAATGTGGAAAATTGATTTATAGAAAAGAGTTAGAAAAAAATAAATTTATTTGTATGAAATGTGGAAAATATTTTAGAATGCCTTCGGAAAATAGAATTTTGGATATTATAGATGAAGGATCATTTGTTGAACTGTTTACAGATGTATTGGATAAAAATCCAATTGATTTTCCAGGATATAGTGAAAAAAAAGAGATAATTAAAAAGGAAACTAATTTAAAGGAAGCTGTTATTACAGGAAAAGCGTCAATAGGGCATATAGAGGTTATGCTTGGTGTATGTGATACAAGATATCTGATGGGAAGTATGGGGTATATTGTAGGCGAGAAAATAACAAAATTATTCGAAAATGCAACCAAAGCCCAGCTACCAGTTATTATGATTAATTGTTCAGGAGGCGCACGTATGCAAGAAGGCATCATATCCTTGATGCAAATGGCAAAGACAGTAGATTCGGTAAAACAACATTCAGATGCGGGGTTATTGTATATATCAGTTTTGACAGATCCGACAACCGGTGGGGTGGCAGCTAGTTTTGCTATGTTAGGTGATGTGATATTGGCTGAACCAAATTCATTAATTGGGTTTGCGGGTCCACGAGTAATTGAACAAACTACAAAACAGAAGTTGCCTGTAGGATTTCAAACCTCAGAATTTTTATATGAACATGGATTCCTTGATATGATTGTTATAAGAAGAGAATTAAAGGAACGTATCTATGAAATTCTTAAAGCTCACCAAAAGCCAAAGGTTATAGAAAGAAAACGTAAAACAATTTCTGTGTGCACTTTTTGTGATTATAAGGACAGTTGGAAAAAAGTACAATTATCAAGAAAAATAGATAGACCGACGACAGTAGACTATATCACCCATGTATTTGAAAGATTTATAGAATTTCATGGAGACGGTGAAACCGGAGAGGATCAAGCAATAATTGGAGGTATAGCCTTTTTAGATAATATTCCAGTTACAGTTATAGGACATCAAAAGGGAAAAACGACAGAAGAAAGAATTATTAGAAATTTCGGAATGGCACACCCTGAAGGATATAGAAAAGCAATTCGTCTTATGAAAGAAGCGGAGAAATTTAGAAGACCAATTATAACATTTATAGATACACCTGGTGCAGCATGTGGAGTTGAGGCTGAAAAAAGAGGAGAAGCATCTGCAATAGCAAAATGTATATATGAAATGTTCAATTTAAAAGTGCCGATTTTGAGTATACTTATAGGCGAAGGTGGGAGTGGAGGAGCTTTAGGTTTAGCTGTTGCAAATGAGGTTTGGGCTATGGAAAATTCTACATATTCAATACTTTCTCCAGAAGGTTTCGCTTCTATTTTATGGAAAAATGAAAAACGTGCAAAAGAGGCAGCAAACCTTATGAAAATGACGGCAAAAGATTTATTAGATTTAGGAGTGATTGAGAAAATATTACCAGAAGGGAATGGAGCATCAGAGTTCAAAGTAATTACAGATTTTCTACAAGTTCAAATTCTTGATTTTATATATAATATGTCCCTTAAAAATGAAGATGAAATAGTGGCTTCAAGAGAAACAAGATTTAGAAGTTTTTAGATAGAGTTGATAAAGACTGAAGCGAAAAAAACTTCAGTCTTTATTGATTATTTTAAGTTGCGATTATGTAAAGAGATAAGTGTATTTTTTACTAGGTCATGTATAAAGCATATTTCTTTAGTTGAACAGTTTTTTAAAAGTAGAGAAATTTCTGTTTCATATACATTTGATGCTTGATTAATGCAGTCACATAATAATTCATCGGCAGATACATCAAGAGCATTTGCAATAGAAATAAAGGTTGTTAAACTTAGTTTGGTACAGCCTGTTTCAATATGCGAAATGTGTGTTGTTCCAACATCTGCTTTTTCTGCTAAAGCTTCTTGGGTAAGATTCTGGGATAGGCGTTTTTCACGAATACGTTTACCTAGGTTTACAAAATTGTTATCTTTCATAATTGCACCTCCATGATTATATGTGTATTGTATGTGCAATCAAAATATTTCTTAATAACCTATATGTGCATATAGACTAAATAATGATAGTTTTAAGATGTTTAGAGAGTGTATGAAATAAAGCACATGGAATATATATTATTTAATCGGATTGCACTAATAAGATATGTAAACTATTTGGTAGAATCGCTAAAATCATGTTCACAGAAAGAAAAAAATAAGGCAGAGGTGATAAATATGCCAAGAATAGCAATTGTAGATGATCAGGAAGAGTATTTAGAAGAAATTTGTAATTTAATAGAGAAGTTTTATTTTAAAAATGGAATTCCATACGTTGTGAATACTTTTTCAAATGCACAGTTGTTACTATACGAAATGGAAGAAAAATTGTATTTTGATATTTATCTATTAGATATTGAAATGCCTGGGATAAACGGACTATCTTTAGCTGAAAAAATACGTTCTATGGATGATGCAGGATATATTGTGTTTATCACGTCACATTTAAAATTTTTAATAAATGGATATGATTATTTTGCATATCAGTTTATCCCTAAAAATAATTTGAAAAAGAAGTTGATATCGACATTAGAATCATTACAAAAAAGGCTGGATATTGAAGGAGAAAAGTTTTATCAAATATGTACTAATCATAGATATGAGAAAATTTTATATAAGGATATCTATTATGTGTATAAAGATGAAAAATATGCGATTTTTGTTACCCAAAACGGAAATATACCTATACGAGAAACCTTGAAGAACATTTATAAAGATTTAGAACAAAAAGAATTTATTTTTATAGATAGAGGATACATTGTTAATGTCGTACACATTATGAGTTTATATAAAAATACTATTTACTTGCGTAATAGTAAAAATCTTAAAATTAGTAGAACATATACTGAAGAGGTAAAAAAGAGAATTCACACTTATTGGAAGGAACACACAACAAATGGAAGAGATATACATACTTAATGTACTCCAATATTTACTAGGATATTTTGAGATTTATATGTGTTTTGAGATACTCCGAAAAGTTTATAAAAAGGAAAATACAAAGATAAAACAATGTTTTGAAATATTGATTTGTATAAGTTTGGCAGTAATAGAAGCTATTAATCGTAGCTTTCGATTATATTCTATTTTATTAATTGCTGTTGTTATAATCGTAATAAGTATAACGTTCTCATTGATTTATAAAATCAAATTACGATATACATTGCTTCATACCTCATTGTATTGTTTGAGTTTAGAATTATTAGATCTATTTATCATATTCACAATGGGAATAGTGTTACATAAAGAGGATTTGGGGATTATTATAGGAAGACAAAACAGTATATCCAGAATATTGGCATTGTTTTTGGGAAGAGCTTTAATGTTTCTAATTTCCTTAGCCATAGTGAGGTATAAAGAACTTATAGATAAAAACCGCATAGGATCACTCGTGTTGATTTTGTTATCGGAAATTATCGGAGTTATATATTTTCAATCAGTGTATGCAGGCGATTCTATTCCTGATTTAGCAAAAGGATATTATATGTATTTCGTTATCATTATTTTAGCGATAATGTTTTTTGCTATATATTCGATTTATCGAAGTGCGTTGGAAGAAAGTAAAATTATTAAATTGAGAAATCGAATGTTGGAACGTAATTATGAAGATCTTAAAGTATATTATAATGATTCTCGAACTTTATTTCATGATTATAGAGCCCATATTACTTTGCTGCAAAAATATTTGGAAGAAAATCAAATAGATAAAGCCTGTTTATATCTCAATAGTATTAATAAACCACTTGCGGAATTGGAAAAGAAAATTTATACAGGAAATGCAGTTATTGATCTGGTAATGAATTATAAATTATCAGAACTAAAAGAAAAGAATATTAAAATAGAATATGATATTATGCCAATCGATTTTGGCAACTACCATTTTGAAGAAAGTGATATATTTGTTATTTTATACAACTTGTTCGATAATGCTATAGAAGCTTGTGAAAATATCTACACAAGAGAAAAATGGATTTATTTATCATTAAGGCTTATTAATAATATGTTTATGCTTTGTATACAAAACAGCTACGAAATCGAGCCTAAATACGAAAATGGAGAACTTTTAACTATAAAAACAGATAAACATTTTCATGGAATTGGTATGAAGAGTGTGAAGAAAATTGTTGAAAAATATGAAGGACAGTTAGAATATGATAATAAGCAAAATATATTTGAAGTTAGCATAACCCTTTTCTGAAGGTCAAAAAATTGTAAGTTAAGACATAATACTGACAAAATCTAAAAATATGGTATTATTTTAATAATCAAAGGAGGAGAAAAAATGAAAACATGTTCAGAAAGAAATGAGCAGCGGATAAATAGTTTACAATTATCAGAAAGTTTGGAAGACGAAATAAAGGAACTTGATGGAAAGAATGTAGAAGCAGGAGATGTTATTTTTACTACAGATACATCTTCATTTCTTACAATAGTTTGCTGCTAAAATATTTTCAAATAAAAGGAGATATTAATATGGAAAATGAATTTACCGGTTTTAATTGTTTTATGGAAGAAAGTAGCGAAGTAGGTAAGGCATATATTGACATGATTTTGCAGCAGGAAAAGGCAAGTGCATTGGATAATAAAACACGTGAATTAGCGTATATTGCAGTGCTTGCAGCTACAGGAATTATGGGTGGTTTGCTTTATCATGTACAATCTGCTAAAAAGTTAGGCGCAAGTCGTGATGAGGTAAAGAGTGCAATACTGGTGGGATTACCGGCTGTCGGATTGACCATTATTGATCCGTTGGAAGCCGCTCTTAAAGCCTTTGACGGAAAATCAGACCAAATCCTTTGATTAAAAAGAAGAAGAGCCTATCACATAGTGATAGCTCTTCTTCTTTTGTTTCTATAGAATTTTAAAAGTTTTAAGATATACGAAAAATTGCCCATCTTGTTTCTGTGAAGGTTATTCAATAAAATGGATCCGGGACAGTAAGAACATATGGTAAGGTTGAGGATTATTCTTAAAATTAAGTAAGTGACAAATGGGGGAAGGTTTGTGGTTTCTTCCTGGAATATTTGTTTTTAAAAGACGTTTGGTAAAGTGGCAATCCAATTTTCAATTGCTTGGACTAATATAAGTTGCTGTTGTAGAACGGCCATACCTGCAGTTGGAATTTCAGGTTTTTGCTCTTTGGAATTAATATTATCTTCTAAATATGCTTTCAGTATTTCAATGTTATTTTTTATATCAGAAAGGCATTTTTTTTGCTTATCAGGAGAAAGATTATTTATATTTACTATTACTGCATTAAAATCCAGAAAGATATGAATTGGTTTAGAAGAAATATCAAGCATTAACTTCTCAAATTCTTTCTCCCCTGTATCTGTTAAAGTATAAATAGCCTTTTCTGGCATTTTTCCTTCTTTAATCGTAGTTCCTTTTATAAGGCCTTTTTCCTCTAATTGAAGAACTTTTTTATATATAGAAGGGGTACTAATTTTTACCCATTTGGATATATTACGATATTCTACAAGTTTTTGAATATCATAAGCGCTTAAAGCTGATGTCTTTAACATACCTAATACAATTAAATCAATGGTTGCCATGCTGACCTCCTATCCTTGACATATACTATATATTATAGTAGTATAGTTGTTGATTTGGTTATAAATTATACTACTATAATTTTACGGTGTCAATACAAATAGAAAATAACAAATGATTTATTGGGTGAATATAAATGAGAGAACGCTATTTATTTGAAAGAAAATATATAAGAAAAGATAATGAGTTAAAAATTCCTTCTAAATGGGAAAAATTAATAGGAGAAGATACAGTTAAGATACTTTGCAAAGAGTATAAAGAGATTTCTTCTTTTTTTTCTGAAAATACTCAATATTATGAACAGGAAGCTCCCTCAAATGTTGAGTATATGGAAATTTTAGAAATGTATTTAGCAGGGAGTTATAAAAGCGAAATCATTATAGAAAATACAATGAAAGATAAATTGTTTTTTACATTTTATATACCATTTTTTAAACTAGCCCGATATTATTCAAGAAAAAAATATGGAGATATTTTAGAAAAATATTTTTCTAAAGGAATTTATGAGGAGTTATATTTGGCCTTAGCTTGCGTGGCAACCAGGGTTTTAGTTAATGAAATACAGTTTCTTGAAAACAAATTGGTAGGAAAGAACGCAAATGAAAAATATTCTACATATGTTAAAATGTATTTAAGTAATGATGAATATATAGAGGAGCTTTTTCAGTTTTACCCTCTGTTATTAAGATGCATTTTAGAGAAAATTTGTAGTGTCGTAGAGTTTTATCATCAATTGATCAGTAGATGGGAAAAAAATGTAATAGAAATAAAAAAATGTATAAATATAGATAATACCGAGATTACAAAAATTAAGAAAGTAGGGGATAATCACAGAAATGGAAAGCATACGGTGAAAATTTTTTTGAAAAACGGAAATGCTGTATTTTATAAACCAAGAAATTTGAGGATATCAAAAATTTATTATGAATGCTTAAATATATTATATGAATATGTAGGATTGTCATGTTTTAAATATAGAATAGCAGATTTTGGAGAGTATGGTTGGGAAGAAGAAATAAAATATCAAAAATGTAAAAATAAAGATGAAGTAAAAAATTATTATATTAGAATGGGGTGTCATATTGCACTGAGTTACATATTAGATATTCAGGATTTCCATTATGAAAACTTGATTTCTCATGGGGAATATCCTGTGTTTATAGATATTGAAGTGCTCTGTGGACATATCACAAAAAATTATATTCCATTGACCGCTAACGAGAAAGCAAAATTATTTGTAGAAAATTCAGTATTAGGAAGTGGGATTTTACCAAGGGGAAATAAGGAGATGGATATATTTTGTGCTTTAAGCGGAAAAGGCGGAATGAAAACTGGGAGAAAAAGATTGCTCCTGATAAATTCCAAAACTTCAGATATGAAATTTGTATACAAAGATGCAAAAACGAAGAAAGGATATAATAGTCCACAGATAAATCATAAAGAATATAGATATAATGGATTTGTAGATGAGATTTGTCTGGGATTTAGGAAAAGCTATGAATATATCTGGAAAAATAATAAGATTTTTGAGGGACGATTTCAAAACTTTAGTTCCAGAATGTTGTATAATCATACTCAAAACTATTCTAAACTTATTCAATTATCATATCACCCTATGTTTATGACAGATGGAGGAGAAAGACAGCTAATCCTTTCAAAAAATTTCTTCTTCCATATACAAATTAATCCAAAAAATGGAAAAGATTTATTTGAATCAGAGCTATATGCTATGCTTAAAGGAGATATTCCTTACTTTAGTTTTTTATCGAATAAAAAAGAATTGTATATGGATAATCATCAAATGATCAAAGAATATTTTACCATTACACCAGAGCAGTATATTAAAATGCGGATTAAATCATTATCTAGCCAGGATTTATATATTCAACAATATTTATTAAATAACGCTATAAAAGGATCAACAGTTCATTTGGAAAATCGAATGGATTATATGCATGATACAAATTTTTCCGTTATTAAAATATGCAAACAGATTGCTGATTATCTTATGAAAATAGGGATAAAGAATAGTTTAAAAACAGATATTAATTGGATTATTTCCTTGACTGGTACCATACATATATCAGATATGTTTTTATATGAAGGAATTGCTGGCATGATAGTTTTTTTTGCAGCATTAAATGAAGTAGCACCAACAAGAGCATATTTTGAAGTACAGAATATTTTATTGAATAAGTTGCTAGAATATACAATGAATAATTCTTCTTCAAAGGCGTATTCAGGTGCATTTTGTGGTGAGGCATCTATTATTTATACATATTTGGTATTATATAAGATAAGCAACGAAGAAAAATATATAAAATATGCAAAAATACATGAAAATAAGTTGTTTGCTAGTTTGGAAAAAGATAGGATGGGAGATTTGCTATATGGTAATGCCGGTGCTGTCATAATATATTTAAATATGTATGAATTAACAATGGATAAAAAATATATTTTGCGTGCTGAGATTGCGGCGAATTATATTTTGAAAAATTTGAAAGAAACGTATAGCATATTTAATAATATTGAAGGTAATAAAATTTCTCGGCTGGATAGGGGGATTGCACATGGAGGTAGCGGATATAGTATTTGTTTTACAAGATTATTTGGAAAGACAAAGAAGAGGAAATATCTAAACATTGCATTGGAGCTATTAAAGTATGATATTATAAAAAATAAAAAAGAGAATCAAAGAAGTAGAAAGATATATTGGTGTCATGGGGCAGCAGGAATAGTATTGGCGCAGCAAGAAATATTAAAATATATTGAAGATGGTTCATATCAGCATATTTTTGAAGATTATCAGACAAAAATTAGCATGATAGAAAATAATTTTAATATAGAACTGGATAGTTTATGCTTATGTCATGGGATTTTAGGAAATATTATGATTATACAACAATTAACAGGAAAAATTCCGTGTGTACCTTGGACAAGCACTCTGAGTAAATTAAATTATTTTATAGAAAAAAATCTGTGGACAAATTTAGAAAATGGTAATCCAGGATTCATGATGGGATTGGCAGGAATTGGATATGCAGTGCTGTATTTAGATGAAAATTCTAAAAAATTTCCTAATATTTTAAAACTAGAACTCTAAAAAACTCTTCAAGAAATTAGAAAATTTCTTGACTACTACTATAAATTATAGTATTATAATAGATGTCGCTATAATTTATAGTATTAGAAAAGGAGTGAAAAAATGAAAGGACATAACAAAAAAATGGAATTATTAGGGAGTGCACCGATTCCAAAAGCGTTATTGGCAATGGGAATTCCAACTATGATAGGAATGATGATCAGCGCAATTTACAATTTGGTAGATGCCTATTTTGTTGGAGGCTTGGGAACGAGCCAAATGGGTGCGATTTCAGTAACGTATCCTTTAAGTCAGGTGATTGTTGGGTTAGGACTATTGTTTGGTAATGGCGCAGGCTCATATATTTCTAGGCTGCTAGGACGTGGGAATAATGATGATGCTAAAAAAGTTGCGAGTACAGCCTTATACAGTGGTCTTTTACTTGGAATTATTTTCATAATTGGCACGTTAGCTTTTCTTGAGCCAATTCTGAAGTTTCTTGGTACAACAGAAAGTATCATGCCATATGCGATTAAATATGCAAGAATTTTTATTGCTGCATCTATTTTTAATATTTTCAATGTGATGATGAATAATATTATAACAAGTGAAGGTGCGGCTAAAATATCTATGTTTGCAATGTTGTCAGGCGCATTATTAAATATGATTTTAGATCCTATTTTTATAAACGTATTAAATATGGGCGTTACAGGAGCTGCTATTGCTTCAGCTATTGGACAGGCTCTTTCAACAGTTGTTTTTCTTTCATATATTCTTATGAAAAAAAGTATTTTTACATTTAAGATTAAAGATTGTTGTTATTCTAAGGAAAATATGAAGGAAATTTTGAAGATAGGAGTACCAACATTGGTATTCCAGTTATTGACAAGTTTATCAATAATTTTAATTAATAATCAGGCCAATGCTTTGAGTGTAACACATACAAAAGAATATGTAGATTCAGTAATTGCCGGAATGGGAGCTGTAACAAGAATAGTTTCTATGGGAAGTTTAATGGTATTTGGATTTATTAAAGGTTTTCAACCGATTGCAGGATACAGTTATGGAGCGAAAAATTTTAAACGTCTAAATGAATCAATTAAAACATCTATTTTGTGGTCAACAGTGTTTTGTGCGCTTTTTGGATTGATATTAATTTTATTCCCTGCAACAATTATTTCTAAATTTACAGCAGGAGATATGGAACTTGTTAGAATAGGGCAGGCTTCACTCAGAGCAAATGGATTTTCTATTATGCTTTTTGGATTTTATACGGTGTATTCTTCTCTATTTCTTGCCTTAGGTAAAGGTTTAGAAGGATTTATTTTGGGAGCTTGTAGACAAGGGATTTGTTTTGTACCAATTATCTTGTTATTGCCGAGTTTGGTAGGAATAAGTGGTATCTTATATGCACAGCCAATTGCAGATCTTATTTCTGCAATTATCACAGTGTTTATGGCCATAAATTTACACAAAAGTTTGGAAAAGGAAAGACTTTCATATATTAAAAATAAAGAATAATGATAGACTATGCCTTATTATTAAAAAATTGAGAATTAATAAAAATTAGCAGGATATAATTTTCCATAGTTATATCCTGCTAATTTTTTGTACAAATAATAAATATGC from the Blautia wexlerae DSM 19850 genome contains:
- the lanM gene encoding type 2 lanthipeptide synthetase LanM, coding for MRERYLFERKYIRKDNELKIPSKWEKLIGEDTVKILCKEYKEISSFFSENTQYYEQEAPSNVEYMEILEMYLAGSYKSEIIIENTMKDKLFFTFYIPFFKLARYYSRKKYGDILEKYFSKGIYEELYLALACVATRVLVNEIQFLENKLVGKNANEKYSTYVKMYLSNDEYIEELFQFYPLLLRCILEKICSVVEFYHQLISRWEKNVIEIKKCINIDNTEITKIKKVGDNHRNGKHTVKIFLKNGNAVFYKPRNLRISKIYYECLNILYEYVGLSCFKYRIADFGEYGWEEEIKYQKCKNKDEVKNYYIRMGCHIALSYILDIQDFHYENLISHGEYPVFIDIEVLCGHITKNYIPLTANEKAKLFVENSVLGSGILPRGNKEMDIFCALSGKGGMKTGRKRLLLINSKTSDMKFVYKDAKTKKGYNSPQINHKEYRYNGFVDEICLGFRKSYEYIWKNNKIFEGRFQNFSSRMLYNHTQNYSKLIQLSYHPMFMTDGGERQLILSKNFFFHIQINPKNGKDLFESELYAMLKGDIPYFSFLSNKKELYMDNHQMIKEYFTITPEQYIKMRIKSLSSQDLYIQQYLLNNAIKGSTVHLENRMDYMHDTNFSVIKICKQIADYLMKIGIKNSLKTDINWIISLTGTIHISDMFLYEGIAGMIVFFAALNEVAPTRAYFEVQNILLNKLLEYTMNNSSSKAYSGAFCGEASIIYTYLVLYKISNEEKYIKYAKIHENKLFASLEKDRMGDLLYGNAGAVIIYLNMYELTMDKKYILRAEIAANYILKNLKETYSIFNNIEGNKISRLDRGIAHGGSGYSICFTRLFGKTKKRKYLNIALELLKYDIIKNKKENQRSRKIYWCHGAAGIVLAQQEILKYIEDGSYQHIFEDYQTKISMIENNFNIELDSLCLCHGILGNIMIIQQLTGKIPCVPWTSTLSKLNYFIEKNLWTNLENGNPGFMMGLAGIGYAVLYLDENSKKFPNILKLEL
- a CDS encoding PadR family transcriptional regulator codes for the protein MATIDLIVLGMLKTSALSAYDIQKLVEYRNISKWVKISTPSIYKKVLQLEEKGLIKGTTIKEGKMPEKAIYTLTDTGEKEFEKLMLDISSKPIHIFLDFNAVIVNINNLSPDKQKKCLSDIKNNIEILKAYLEDNINSKEQKPEIPTAGMAVLQQQLILVQAIENWIATLPNVF
- a CDS encoding MATE family efflux transporter — translated: MKGHNKKMELLGSAPIPKALLAMGIPTMIGMMISAIYNLVDAYFVGGLGTSQMGAISVTYPLSQVIVGLGLLFGNGAGSYISRLLGRGNNDDAKKVASTALYSGLLLGIIFIIGTLAFLEPILKFLGTTESIMPYAIKYARIFIAASIFNIFNVMMNNIITSEGAAKISMFAMLSGALLNMILDPIFINVLNMGVTGAAIASAIGQALSTVVFLSYILMKKSIFTFKIKDCCYSKENMKEILKIGVPTLVFQLLTSLSIILINNQANALSVTHTKEYVDSVIAGMGAVTRIVSMGSLMVFGFIKGFQPIAGYSYGAKNFKRLNESIKTSILWSTVFCALFGLILILFPATIISKFTAGDMELVRIGQASLRANGFSIMLFGFYTVYSSLFLALGKGLEGFILGACRQGICFVPIILLLPSLVGISGILYAQPIADLISAIITVFMAINLHKSLEKERLSYIKNKE
- a CDS encoding carboxymuconolactone decarboxylase family protein; its protein translation is MENEFTGFNCFMEESSEVGKAYIDMILQQEKASALDNKTRELAYIAVLAATGIMGGLLYHVQSAKKLGASRDEVKSAILVGLPAVGLTIIDPLEAALKAFDGKSDQIL
- a CDS encoding sensor histidine kinase → MGIVLHKEDLGIIIGRQNSISRILALFLGRALMFLISLAIVRYKELIDKNRIGSLVLILLSEIIGVIYFQSVYAGDSIPDLAKGYYMYFVIIILAIMFFAIYSIYRSALEESKIIKLRNRMLERNYEDLKVYYNDSRTLFHDYRAHITLLQKYLEENQIDKACLYLNSINKPLAELEKKIYTGNAVIDLVMNYKLSELKEKNIKIEYDIMPIDFGNYHFEESDIFVILYNLFDNAIEACENIYTREKWIYLSLRLINNMFMLCIQNSYEIEPKYENGELLTIKTDKHFHGIGMKSVKKIVEKYEGQLEYDNKQNIFEVSITLF